In one window of Verrucomicrobiia bacterium DNA:
- a CDS encoding ABC transporter ATP-binding protein, giving the protein MIEVHNLTKRYAGRLAVDRLNFTVQRGEVVGLLGPNGAGKSTTMRILACYLPASEGTARVAGLDVYTQANEVRRRIGYMPEHNPLHHDMRVRDYLKFRARLKGLSRAASRERVDVVMQQCGLTEVHKRIIGHLSKGFQQRVGLADALVHEPELLILDEPTIGLDPNQIRAARQLIKDLASRHTVLLSSHILPEVEMTCGRVLILANGRILAADTPANLQKRLGEGGLVVAEIAAPEAELKSCFEAQPEILRYDLAPAEGPYYRCTFSAPPGVDLRPLIFNWVRQHNWALRELTRDRLSLEDIFVRLTRPDREEES; this is encoded by the coding sequence ATGATCGAAGTTCACAACCTGACCAAGCGCTACGCCGGACGGCTGGCGGTGGACCGCCTCAATTTCACCGTCCAACGCGGCGAAGTCGTGGGCTTGCTGGGCCCCAACGGGGCCGGCAAATCCACCACCATGCGCATTCTGGCCTGCTACCTGCCCGCCAGCGAAGGCACCGCCCGCGTGGCCGGCCTGGACGTGTACACCCAGGCCAACGAAGTCCGCCGCCGCATCGGCTACATGCCCGAGCATAATCCCCTCCACCATGACATGCGGGTGCGGGATTACCTGAAATTCCGGGCGCGCCTGAAAGGCCTTTCCCGCGCCGCCTCCCGCGAGCGGGTGGACGTGGTCATGCAGCAATGCGGCTTGACCGAGGTGCACAAACGCATCATCGGCCATCTTTCCAAGGGCTTCCAGCAACGGGTGGGACTGGCCGATGCCCTGGTGCATGAACCCGAGCTGTTGATCCTGGATGAACCCACCATCGGGCTGGACCCCAATCAAATTCGCGCCGCCCGCCAGCTCATCAAAGACCTCGCCTCCCGCCACACCGTCCTGCTTTCCAGCCACATCCTCCCGGAGGTGGAAATGACCTGTGGCCGGGTGCTGATCCTCGCCAACGGCCGCATCCTCGCCGCCGACACCCCGGCCAACTTACAGAAACGCCTCGGCGAGGGCGGTCTGGTGGTGGCGGAAATTGCCGCGCCCGAAGCCGAGCTGAAATCCTGTTTCGAGGCGCAACCGGAGATTTTACGTTACGATCTGGCCCCCGCCGAGGGCCCCTACTATCGCTGCACTTTCTCCGCCCCCCCCGGGGTGGATTTGCGCCCGCTGATTTTTAACTGGGTGCGGCAGCATAACTGGGCCTTGCGCGAGCTGACCCGCGACCGGCTCTCGCTCGAGGACATCTTCGTCCGGCTGACCCGGCCGGACCGGGAGGAGGAAAGCTGA
- a CDS encoding TonB family protein, whose translation MSGSPASAPMLRRPLWFWVGLSFIAHLAVIWLLGERPSPPPAGEEAFRTALAENLAAWAARLPDYDDPQIFALPSLRGFSGAGWLRAAPVRHEFHEWSDEQRWLPLPVEQLGSTFAQYVRVLTEPAPPLPRKAEPALLPLVADVAFDWAPARSRVRLEEKLSRRLAGALPEPPVLAHKEVLRPSVVELVIDEEGRVFTAAILGESGLPAADEAALELARQLQFQPAPGGGLLRGRLTVDWHVQPLTQPLPGTAPATVP comes from the coding sequence ATGAGTGGTTCACCTGCTTCAGCCCCGATGCTGCGCCGGCCGTTGTGGTTTTGGGTGGGGCTTTCGTTTATAGCTCACCTGGCCGTAATCTGGCTGTTGGGGGAACGACCGTCGCCGCCGCCGGCCGGTGAGGAGGCTTTTCGCACGGCGCTGGCGGAGAACCTAGCCGCCTGGGCGGCGCGGCTGCCGGATTACGACGATCCGCAAATATTTGCCCTGCCCTCCCTGCGGGGCTTTTCCGGGGCGGGGTGGCTGCGGGCCGCCCCGGTGCGCCACGAGTTTCATGAATGGTCCGACGAGCAACGGTGGCTGCCCCTGCCGGTGGAACAACTTGGGAGCACTTTTGCCCAATACGTCCGGGTGTTGACAGAGCCTGCCCCGCCTTTGCCACGCAAGGCGGAACCGGCACTGCTGCCGCTGGTGGCCGATGTGGCTTTTGACTGGGCGCCGGCGCGCTCGCGGGTGCGGCTGGAGGAGAAATTGTCCAGGCGGCTGGCTGGTGCGCTTCCTGAGCCGCCGGTGCTGGCGCACAAGGAAGTTCTGCGGCCCAGCGTGGTGGAGCTGGTGATTGATGAGGAGGGGCGGGTTTTCACCGCGGCCATCCTGGGTGAAAGCGGCCTCCCTGCGGCCGACGAGGCGGCGTTGGAACTGGCGCGGCAATTGCAGTTTCAACCCGCCCCCGGGGGGGGCTTGCTGCGCGGGCGTTTGACGGTGGACTGGCATGTACAACCCCTCACCCAGCCTCTGCCGGGCACCGCCCCGGCCACTGTGCCATGA
- a CDS encoding glycosyltransferase, with the protein MTPLALYWLARDRLRGGRWWRWPAALAWAWRGQWAGTEQPQGVVRGTEFLCRAIRLVPASKHARRWEVQARQRLAALTEPLEPAVFDVRAAASRDLEKAVLLKPPLSAREPGVLYIAFEYQWMRLLSLPPAQREEFARQYTLVLAPSWSPPHSVFNFYFPQVWPVPVFCQISHPADAQWLPHLSPRYRVVPLMPSHWVNPEAFAPRPKSERDLHLVMVANFAEFKRHLVFFHALRRLPRDWRVVLIGQREGGRTAKDIQAEAAAFGVADRFTLRESVAHAEVCDTLCRARASVVLSRREGACVVVAESLFADTPVGLIKGAHIGSGQFLNPQTGRWLKEDRLAEDLRRLVEEAHTCQPRAWALAAKITCQDSSRQLNELVRQQALADGQEWTGDLAPMQWRPNPALVSAADAERLAPACKALAARYGIHLSSQVPTV; encoded by the coding sequence ATGACGCCCCTTGCACTTTATTGGCTGGCCAGGGATCGTTTGCGCGGCGGGCGCTGGTGGCGCTGGCCGGCCGCCCTGGCGTGGGCGTGGCGGGGGCAATGGGCCGGTACGGAGCAGCCGCAGGGCGTTGTGCGGGGGACGGAATTTTTATGCCGCGCCATCCGGTTGGTGCCCGCGTCGAAGCACGCCCGCCGCTGGGAGGTGCAAGCAAGGCAGCGGCTGGCGGCGCTGACTGAGCCGTTGGAGCCGGCGGTGTTTGATGTGCGAGCGGCTGCCAGCCGGGATTTGGAAAAGGCCGTTTTGCTGAAACCCCCCCTTTCGGCACGGGAGCCGGGCGTGCTTTATATCGCTTTTGAGTACCAATGGATGCGGCTGCTTTCCCTGCCCCCGGCCCAGCGGGAGGAGTTTGCCCGGCAATACACGCTGGTACTGGCGCCTTCATGGAGTCCGCCGCACAGCGTTTTCAATTTCTATTTTCCGCAAGTCTGGCCGGTACCGGTGTTTTGTCAGATCAGCCACCCTGCGGATGCGCAATGGCTGCCCCACCTTTCGCCTCGCTATCGCGTTGTGCCTCTGATGCCGTCGCACTGGGTGAATCCTGAAGCCTTTGCGCCGCGGCCGAAGAGTGAACGGGATTTGCATTTGGTGATGGTAGCCAATTTCGCCGAATTCAAGCGGCATCTGGTGTTTTTTCATGCCTTGCGACGGTTGCCACGGGATTGGCGGGTGGTGCTGATTGGTCAGCGTGAGGGGGGGCGCACGGCCAAGGACATTCAGGCCGAGGCGGCGGCGTTTGGGGTGGCGGATCGTTTTACCCTGCGGGAGAGTGTGGCTCATGCCGAGGTATGCGATACGCTTTGCCGGGCCCGTGCCAGTGTGGTGTTATCGCGGCGGGAGGGGGCGTGTGTGGTGGTGGCGGAATCCTTGTTTGCCGATACGCCGGTGGGTTTGATCAAGGGGGCGCATATTGGCTCCGGGCAATTCCTGAATCCCCAGACGGGACGTTGGCTCAAGGAAGACAGACTGGCGGAGGATCTGCGGCGCCTGGTGGAGGAGGCTCACACTTGCCAGCCCCGGGCATGGGCGCTGGCTGCGAAAATTACCTGTCAGGACAGTTCACGCCAGCTTAACGAGCTTGTACGCCAGCAGGCTTTGGCCGACGGCCAGGAATGGACTGGCGATCTGGCGCCAATGCAGTGGCGTCCCAATCCCGCCCTGGTGTCCGCCGCTGACGCAGAAAGGCTGGCGCCGGCTTGCAAAGCACTGGCTGCCAGGTACGGCATACACTTGTCAAGCCAGGTGCCGACGGTTTGA
- a CDS encoding ABC transporter permease — MRAYLLLVRRELGTFFVSWTGYMVIAAVLFIMGLSFAGILQALNAEPLTMTINELFYESVAFWLVLLVATPVITMRLFAQEKQTGTFETLMTAPVSDVQVVLAKFTAALLFYGIMWLPLVAITLTLRHYTRQTAAVDMGALAGALAGVMLIGMLYVAIGCLASALTRSQVIAAMLSFVTGLAIFLAGYLSYAVPPQLGWPHAVLSQMNLYQHLQDLSRGVVDTRAVVFCVSTAFLFLFLTLRAVESRRWR, encoded by the coding sequence ATGCGCGCCTATCTGCTCCTGGTCCGCCGCGAATTGGGCACGTTCTTCGTGTCGTGGACCGGCTACATGGTCATCGCGGCCGTGTTGTTCATCATGGGGCTGAGCTTCGCCGGCATTTTGCAGGCCCTCAACGCTGAGCCGCTGACCATGACGATCAATGAATTGTTTTACGAAAGCGTCGCCTTCTGGCTCGTGTTGCTCGTCGCCACGCCGGTCATTACCATGCGCCTTTTTGCCCAGGAAAAACAAACCGGCACCTTTGAAACCCTGATGACCGCCCCTGTAAGCGATGTGCAGGTGGTTCTGGCCAAGTTCACCGCGGCATTACTTTTTTACGGCATCATGTGGCTGCCGCTGGTGGCCATAACCCTCACCCTGCGCCATTACACCCGGCAGACGGCAGCCGTGGACATGGGCGCCCTGGCCGGCGCCCTGGCCGGCGTGATGCTCATCGGGATGCTGTATGTGGCCATCGGCTGCCTGGCTTCAGCGCTGACTCGCAGCCAGGTCATCGCCGCCATGCTTAGTTTCGTCACCGGCCTCGCCATCTTCCTTGCCGGTTACTTGTCCTATGCCGTCCCGCCCCAGTTGGGCTGGCCCCATGCCGTGCTCAGCCAGATGAATTTGTACCAACATCTGCAGGATTTAAGCCGCGGCGTGGTGGACACCCGCGCCGTCGTCTTTTGCGTCTCGACGGCTTTCCTGTTCTTATTTTTGACCCTGCGCGCCGTGGAAAGCCGGCGTTGGCGATGA
- a CDS encoding ABC transporter permease has translation MHPTAAETTVCRERVLRPRRGWLALDWRELWAYRELFLFLAWRDILVRYKQTYVGVAWAALQPLLMMVILTFIFRTLGRFPSPGGAPYEVLVFAGLMPWQFFANALTECSGSLVASERMITKVYFPRLIIPASAVISGGMDFIIAALILAAMMLGFGLPWHGQILLLPLFFVAAVLTALAVGLWASALNVRYRDVKYVVPFLVRMGLYVSPVGFVSSAVPEAWRFWYNLNPMVGVIDGFRWCLLGPAFEPYWPGFGVSLGVVMVLLITGVMYFRQMERTFADVI, from the coding sequence ATGCATCCAACTGCTGCCGAAACGACGGTTTGCCGCGAGCGGGTGCTTCGTCCGCGCCGCGGCTGGCTGGCTTTGGACTGGCGGGAACTGTGGGCGTATCGCGAGCTGTTTCTATTTCTGGCCTGGCGCGATATTTTGGTGCGCTACAAGCAAACGTATGTGGGGGTGGCTTGGGCGGCGTTGCAACCCCTGTTGATGATGGTCATTTTGACCTTTATTTTCCGGACGCTGGGCAGATTTCCCAGCCCGGGGGGAGCGCCGTACGAGGTGCTGGTGTTTGCCGGCCTGATGCCGTGGCAGTTTTTTGCCAACGCGCTGACCGAGTGCAGCGGTTCCCTGGTGGCCAGCGAGCGGATGATCACCAAGGTTTATTTCCCCCGGCTGATCATACCGGCCAGCGCTGTCATCAGCGGGGGGATGGACTTTATCATCGCCGCGCTGATTTTGGCGGCCATGATGTTGGGGTTTGGCCTGCCATGGCATGGGCAAATCCTGCTGCTGCCGCTGTTTTTTGTGGCAGCGGTGCTGACCGCGCTGGCGGTGGGCTTGTGGGCCAGCGCGCTCAATGTGCGCTACCGGGATGTCAAATACGTGGTGCCCTTCCTGGTGCGCATGGGGTTGTATGTTAGTCCGGTGGGTTTTGTGTCGTCGGCCGTGCCGGAGGCGTGGCGGTTTTGGTACAACTTGAACCCGATGGTGGGGGTCATAGATGGCTTCAGGTGGTGCTTGTTGGGGCCGGCGTTCGAGCCGTACTGGCCGGGGTTTGGGGTCAGCCTGGGCGTGGTGATGGTGCTGTTGATTACGGGTGTCATGTATTTCCGGCAAATGGAGCGGACCTTTGCCGATGTCATTTAA
- a CDS encoding glycosyltransferase family 4 protein, with amino-acid sequence MNRPLRILWLKTGPLHPLDTGGKLRTYHLLRELNRLHEVTFLALCEPDTPPDIKQQAAAYCRRALWVWWSAPRKGSLEFYADLGRNLFSSLPYVLARYRSDNMRLEIQEEDTPEKHDLMVCDFLTPAINLFPLARGVPRPRLKVLLFQHNVEAQIWERLYQQQRHPWQRWYFHLQWQRLRRWEQRLCARSDGVVAVSETDAGRFRADYGLGNVLGSVPTGVDVEYFGQTRPHPVPGRIAFLGSMDWMPNVDAVEWWMKDIWPLVKQRHAGASFSIIGRNPPPAIAGLPQRESSVQVTGTVPDVRPHLGQAQVLVVPLRAGGGTRIKIYEAMAAGLPVVSTRVGAEGLPLRDGETIWLADTAEDFARAVTTLLKEPAQRERLAAAGQEWVRRHASWAQAASTLAGYAKQLIT; translated from the coding sequence ATGAATCGCCCGCTCCGCATTTTATGGTTGAAAACCGGCCCGCTGCATCCTTTGGACACGGGGGGCAAGCTGCGCACTTATCACCTTCTGCGCGAGCTCAATCGGCTTCACGAAGTAACTTTCCTGGCGCTTTGTGAGCCGGACACGCCGCCGGACATCAAACAGCAGGCGGCCGCCTATTGCCGCCGTGCACTGTGGGTCTGGTGGTCTGCCCCGCGCAAGGGATCGCTGGAGTTTTATGCGGATTTGGGCCGCAACCTTTTTTCCTCACTGCCCTATGTGCTGGCGCGGTATCGCTCGGACAACATGCGGCTGGAAATTCAGGAGGAGGACACACCGGAGAAGCACGACTTGATGGTGTGTGATTTTCTGACGCCGGCCATCAATTTGTTTCCGCTGGCGCGGGGTGTGCCGCGTCCCCGTTTGAAGGTGTTGTTATTTCAGCACAACGTGGAGGCGCAAATCTGGGAGCGGCTGTATCAGCAGCAGCGCCACCCCTGGCAGCGCTGGTATTTCCACCTGCAATGGCAGCGCCTGCGCCGATGGGAGCAGCGCTTGTGCGCCCGCAGCGACGGGGTGGTGGCCGTTTCCGAAACCGACGCCGGCCGATTTCGGGCGGATTACGGCCTGGGCAATGTGTTGGGCAGTGTGCCCACGGGCGTGGATGTGGAATACTTTGGCCAAACCCGCCCACACCCCGTGCCGGGGCGGATTGCCTTCCTGGGGAGCATGGACTGGATGCCCAACGTGGACGCCGTGGAATGGTGGATGAAGGACATCTGGCCACTGGTGAAGCAGCGGCATGCCGGGGCGTCATTTAGCATTATTGGGCGTAATCCGCCGCCTGCAATCGCGGGCCTGCCGCAGCGCGAGTCGTCCGTCCAGGTGACGGGCACGGTGCCGGATGTCCGACCGCATTTGGGACAGGCGCAGGTGCTGGTGGTGCCGTTACGCGCCGGGGGTGGCACGCGCATTAAAATCTACGAGGCCATGGCGGCGGGGCTGCCGGTGGTTTCCACGCGCGTGGGCGCGGAGGGATTGCCTTTGCGCGACGGCGAAACCATCTGGCTGGCCGATACGGCGGAGGATTTTGCCCGGGCGGTCACGACCTTGTTGAAGGAACCGGCGCAACGGGAGCGGCTGGCTGCAGCCGGGCAGGAGTGGGTGCGGCGCCACGCCAGTTGGGCACAGGCGGCCAGTACGCTGGCTGGGTATGCGAAACAACTGATCACTTGA
- a CDS encoding biopolymer transporter ExbD, which translates to MNPLFRFPRKYQIFRGQFQAAPFAAVFVLLLLFLMFPTWLVYVPGLPMEFDAQGLPVRPGELKVVRVDEGGLFRYGRETISGWNAFQQRLQGESRTNRSLRWLSVQAAPGVSNDVLRRVVELARDLNLGVDLPGARLDLPVSSSLVVVTNPMVSLAINVAGQMYYKNQIITEAGLERELQTLVGSSRQPVTLLMLADRNVPYDMVVRAGAVARAAGVRQVLLATRPPPYLLSP; encoded by the coding sequence ATGAACCCCCTGTTTCGATTTCCGCGCAAATACCAGATATTTCGCGGCCAGTTTCAAGCGGCGCCGTTTGCCGCAGTCTTTGTATTGTTGCTGCTGTTTCTCATGTTTCCCACTTGGCTGGTGTATGTGCCGGGGCTGCCCATGGAATTCGACGCACAGGGGCTGCCGGTGCGGCCTGGGGAGCTCAAGGTGGTTCGCGTGGACGAAGGGGGCTTGTTTCGTTATGGCCGGGAAACGATCAGTGGATGGAATGCTTTCCAGCAGCGCCTTCAGGGGGAGTCCCGCACCAATCGCAGCCTGCGCTGGCTGAGTGTGCAGGCGGCGCCGGGGGTTTCCAACGATGTGTTGCGGCGCGTGGTGGAGCTGGCGCGTGATTTGAATCTGGGGGTGGATCTGCCCGGGGCACGGCTGGATTTGCCGGTTTCCAGCAGCCTGGTGGTGGTGACCAATCCGATGGTCAGCCTGGCCATCAACGTGGCGGGTCAGATGTATTACAAGAATCAAATCATCACGGAAGCGGGATTGGAACGGGAGCTGCAAACCCTGGTAGGCAGCTCGCGCCAGCCGGTGACGTTGCTCATGCTGGCTGACCGCAACGTGCCTTACGACATGGTGGTGCGGGCGGGGGCTGTGGCCCGCGCGGCGGGAGTGCGGCAGGTGCTGCTGGCCACGCGCCCACCGCCTTATCTCCTTTCGCCATGA
- a CDS encoding MotA/TolQ/ExbB proton channel family protein, which translates to MLPTLLSSGGPMTWLLLLVGAAALVVFVERLLTYHRAQINCAEFLNGVRTVLRRDNVVEALSICDATPGPVPALVKLAIKHKDKDRETVRALLDEAGRNEVPRLEERLSVLATVAQIAPLMGLLGTVLALMGMMGVLRGQGMAIHPYDFARSIYAGLSSTALGLAIAILNYAAYNYLVRRVDAIVHDMERAAGEVLHMLWEK; encoded by the coding sequence ATGTTGCCGACCTTGCTGAGTTCGGGCGGGCCGATGACCTGGCTGCTGTTGCTGGTGGGAGCAGCCGCGCTGGTGGTGTTTGTGGAGCGGTTGCTGACCTATCACCGCGCCCAAATAAATTGCGCTGAATTTTTGAACGGGGTGCGCACGGTGCTGCGCCGCGACAATGTGGTGGAGGCGCTTTCCATTTGCGACGCCACGCCGGGGCCGGTGCCGGCCCTGGTCAAACTGGCCATCAAACACAAAGATAAAGACCGGGAAACGGTGCGCGCATTGCTGGATGAGGCCGGGCGCAACGAAGTGCCGCGGCTGGAGGAGCGCCTGAGCGTGCTGGCCACGGTGGCCCAAATTGCGCCGCTGATGGGGCTGCTGGGGACGGTGCTGGCGCTCATGGGCATGATGGGGGTGTTGCGCGGGCAAGGGATGGCCATTCACCCGTATGACTTTGCCCGGTCCATTTATGCCGGGCTAAGCTCCACGGCGCTTGGGCTGGCCATCGCCATTCTGAACTATGCCGCCTACAACTACCTGGTGCGGCGGGTGGACGCCATTGTGCATGACATGGAGCGGGCGGCAGGCGAGGTGCTGCACATGCTTTGGGAGAAATGA
- a CDS encoding nucleotide sugar dehydrogenase, translating to MVIAVYGLGYVGAVVTAALARRGHHLIGVDVDEYKVALVRQGRSPIVEPGLEELLAEGVAARRIEATTHHTEAVGRSAMAMICVGTPSLPNGGLDVAPLVRVAQSIGEGLRQHPPRRRYVVVVRSTVLPGMVEQHVIPALEQASGLRTPRDFGVAIHPEFLREGTALEDFFHPPKTVIGSERKADAERVAGLYRRLQAPLFLTDLKTAAMVKYADNAFHALKVVFANEVGLLCRQMGVESGKVMEIFCHDTRLNLSPAYLRPGFAFGGSCLPKDLRALTRLAREQDVPTPVLQAISESNQRLIQRAAEWVLETGKKRIGILGFAFKPGTDDLRESPMVALMEVLLGKGCRLKLYDPHVSLGRLIGANRRFIQQRIPHLARLMADQPQQVLRHAEMVILGTALPEFEPLLKELAPEQIVLDLTPARKRPPVTPARYTRLTG from the coding sequence ATGGTTATTGCCGTCTATGGGTTGGGATATGTGGGCGCGGTGGTGACAGCGGCCCTGGCCCGCCGTGGTCATCATCTGATAGGGGTGGACGTGGACGAGTACAAGGTGGCCCTGGTGCGGCAGGGGCGATCCCCGATTGTGGAGCCGGGACTGGAGGAGTTGCTGGCGGAGGGGGTGGCCGCCCGGCGCATCGAGGCCACCACGCATCACACTGAGGCGGTGGGGCGTTCTGCCATGGCCATGATCTGCGTGGGCACGCCGTCTTTGCCGAATGGGGGGCTGGACGTCGCGCCGCTGGTGCGGGTGGCCCAATCCATCGGCGAGGGGTTGCGCCAGCACCCGCCGCGCCGGCGTTACGTGGTGGTGGTGCGCAGCACGGTGCTGCCGGGCATGGTGGAGCAGCACGTCATTCCCGCCCTGGAACAGGCCTCAGGCTTGCGAACGCCGCGCGATTTTGGCGTGGCCATTCATCCCGAATTTTTACGGGAAGGCACGGCGCTGGAGGATTTTTTTCATCCGCCCAAGACGGTCATTGGGAGTGAACGCAAGGCGGATGCGGAGCGGGTGGCCGGCTTGTATCGCCGGCTGCAGGCGCCGCTGTTTTTAACGGACTTGAAAACGGCGGCGATGGTGAAGTACGCGGACAATGCATTTCATGCGTTGAAAGTGGTGTTTGCCAATGAAGTGGGTTTGTTATGCCGGCAAATGGGGGTGGAGAGCGGCAAGGTGATGGAGATTTTCTGTCACGATACCCGGCTCAATCTTTCGCCGGCCTATCTGCGTCCGGGCTTTGCTTTTGGCGGCTCCTGTTTGCCCAAGGATTTGCGGGCGCTGACGCGCCTGGCGCGGGAACAGGACGTGCCCACGCCGGTGCTGCAGGCCATCAGCGAAAGTAATCAGCGGCTGATACAGCGAGCCGCCGAGTGGGTGTTGGAGACGGGCAAAAAGCGGATTGGCATCCTGGGCTTTGCCTTCAAACCGGGAACGGATGATTTGCGCGAATCGCCCATGGTGGCGCTGATGGAGGTGCTGTTGGGCAAGGGATGCCGGTTGAAATTATATGATCCGCATGTGTCACTGGGGCGATTAATTGGTGCCAATCGCCGGTTCATTCAACAAAGGATTCCCCACCTGGCACGATTGATGGCGGACCAGCCGCAGCAGGTGTTGCGGCATGCGGAGATGGTGATCCTGGGCACGGCGTTGCCCGAGTTTGAGCCGTTGCTCAAAGAGCTTGCGCCGGAACAAATCGTCCTGGACTTAACCCCGGCACGCAAACGCCCGCCCGTCACCCCTGCACGCTATACGCGATTAACGGGCTAG
- a CDS encoding ABC transporter ATP-binding protein, producing MESNSNPIISVRGLGKRYRLGAALAQDTLRDHLTHLVGGLWRRDQRKEPQELWALREVSFDVGAGEVLGIIGRNGAGKSTLLKVLSQITEPTEGEARVRGRLASLLEVGTGFHPELTGRENIYLNGAILGMSKAEIRRKFDEIVAFAEVEEFLDTPVKRYSSGMYVRLAFAVAAHLEPEILLVDEVLAVGDVAFQEKCLGKMREVTRGGGRTVLFVSHNMAAVQALCGRALWLDRGRVMGVGPVEEQVARYLDEMRQHHKEDARLHVVLGPSLVLERLVMTPNPVVSGQEVSFEVEIKAAQAARLTDFQLLLFSALGVRVAMVDLRQVNGHGYTLQSGQRLVLNGRIRRLPLVEGDYRVGVFYSYQGHYADVLDLVALHVAAAPPADGRVPYKPAYRGLVVLDYAVEAQISS from the coding sequence ATGGAGAGCAATTCCAATCCCATTATCAGCGTGCGGGGCCTGGGCAAGCGATATCGGCTGGGGGCCGCCCTGGCGCAGGATACTTTGCGCGATCATTTGACCCATTTGGTGGGCGGCCTCTGGCGGCGGGACCAGCGGAAGGAGCCGCAGGAATTGTGGGCTTTGCGGGAAGTTTCCTTTGACGTGGGGGCAGGGGAGGTGTTGGGGATCATCGGGCGCAACGGCGCCGGCAAATCCACCCTGCTGAAGGTGTTGAGCCAGATTACCGAGCCGACAGAAGGGGAGGCGCGGGTGCGGGGACGGCTGGCCAGTCTTTTGGAGGTGGGGACGGGTTTCCATCCGGAGCTGACGGGGCGCGAGAACATTTACTTGAATGGGGCCATCCTGGGCATGAGCAAGGCGGAGATTCGCCGGAAATTTGATGAAATTGTGGCTTTTGCCGAGGTGGAGGAATTTTTGGACACCCCGGTCAAACGATACTCTTCGGGGATGTATGTGCGGCTGGCTTTTGCGGTGGCGGCGCATTTGGAGCCGGAGATCTTGCTGGTGGATGAAGTGCTGGCGGTGGGAGATGTGGCTTTTCAGGAAAAGTGCCTGGGCAAGATGCGGGAGGTGACGCGTGGCGGGGGGCGGACGGTTTTGTTTGTAAGCCACAACATGGCGGCGGTGCAGGCGCTGTGCGGGCGCGCCCTGTGGCTGGATCGCGGGCGGGTGATGGGGGTGGGGCCGGTGGAGGAGCAGGTGGCGCGGTATCTGGATGAGATGCGGCAGCATCACAAGGAGGATGCGAGGCTGCATGTGGTATTGGGGCCGTCCCTGGTTTTGGAGCGCCTTGTTATGACGCCCAACCCGGTGGTGAGTGGCCAAGAGGTGAGCTTCGAGGTGGAAATCAAGGCGGCGCAGGCCGCGCGATTGACTGATTTCCAGTTGCTGTTGTTCTCGGCGCTGGGGGTGCGGGTGGCGATGGTGGACTTGCGCCAGGTCAATGGTCATGGCTACACCTTGCAGAGCGGGCAACGGTTGGTGCTCAACGGGCGGATCCGGCGGTTGCCCCTGGTGGAGGGGGATTATCGGGTGGGGGTGTTTTACAGTTACCAGGGGCATTATGCAGATGTGCTGGATTTGGTGGCTTTGCATGTGGCGGCGGCGCCGCCGGCGGATGGACGGGTGCCTTACAAACCCGCCTATCGGGGGCTGGTGGTTCTGGATTATGCGGTGGAGGCGCAAATCAGCTCATGA
- the xseB gene encoding exodeoxyribonuclease VII small subunit → MSKAANHRGSAHAAPPGAAKELPFEEAMDRLEKVVQKLETEELPLEELLRTYTEGVELARSCRRKLTDAELKIRQLEQILAEEPALKPTTEPEEAP, encoded by the coding sequence ATGTCGAAGGCTGCGAATCATCGTGGCTCCGCCCACGCCGCTCCGCCGGGAGCGGCGAAGGAGCTGCCATTTGAAGAGGCCATGGACCGCCTGGAAAAGGTGGTACAGAAGCTGGAGACGGAGGAATTACCGCTGGAAGAGCTGCTGCGCACCTACACTGAAGGGGTGGAACTGGCGCGAAGCTGCCGGCGGAAATTGACGGACGCTGAATTGAAAATCCGGCAGTTGGAACAAATCCTGGCGGAAGAACCTGCCTTGAAACCCACGACCGAGCCGGAGGAGGCCCCTTGA